A single genomic interval of Aedes aegypti strain LVP_AGWG chromosome 1, AaegL5.0 Primary Assembly, whole genome shotgun sequence harbors:
- the LOC5564210 gene encoding uncharacterized protein LOC5564210 isoform X3, with protein MDFYIKKPVVFGGAVPELQDPDSFSEIDLHSTADSLSNAPPSTNDYNPLLDLEDSEQREPNSYLQQTSALTAQFAAQLPNVASTVFSTFSRVIKGSSPGPQQAPSQPPAVEQPSFTAPIAAYDYSHQEGYLQESNSFLDQQQQQGPPPAPPTFFNPEAISQPGPVQHLPATGTGANTYRLGGAKKKTYAHIPGLSTVGPPPTVVAPVQNQDLSHFAPNPEPTIEATSQAQPQKPGFSFFEKLPNLPNLLEKIPKPAFSSGPQQPSAVSPNPTNYFGGPVVQPTIVESSGLSPNPVNYFGAPPVQHPSPPSEVPPFTQPLFQQPASEPLEQPTNLPPPPTFFTPTQVPTVPNLPHHQPSKNPYSSSHLNRSVGLYKNPLSTTTSATVPHYLPNQEPPKVYPPTNFFQPSPIEAQAPPPPVQFFNPQPAPSPVEHSASIFPATTVDPTAHSASRPQSSLSESLNRKSSLFGPFEKDPETITKTVLDSRSKSSENVLSPPPRPNSNLSEPALFSSDGQPINLFNPETVSSPPQPVPVQAPVGYPQPQQHHQPPLESVNFFNPSQIAQPPTELPPPPSVATLGAGTYNLQKTRKPTYAIPPSLASTTLAPVSAPQNPFPAQAPPPQLFNPVIADPFDLTAPQLQQQPPIPTNPVSFFSNPIVDPTSTTFFNPVPVNAALPQDLNANSVLQPTLLSPQSTQQQETTPTQRPPSAVSQFFASAPNDINANFAHLQISPPKPKEPVTNPSDFFNSELPSAQPPVATTGQSLSQVKLFSFFGQPPAIEPPAPISFSQDSVDKSTISLDGSPSKGTDDSDDQELIQVIEPEPVDQSNAVNDSQLDDRYDDPSEQERIGNAPEPIFSSDNLFEFKKSALEDDTYSKDVLIDANSSSMAAMTATAVPPSNSAIVDSSMASITEASTNIAYRPVYRHWFFKREIESKIIWTPFSMSDSLALEDALPLIKEDDSESASDVSPVIVHVDGGRHDVLVKDRKMTPVYWKGASQEVRRCSWFYKNVDSRYVPYDESVAELLEREYKEAATSGEWHRRVVIPNGETVVFHGPSVIVHFLQTQNPESWGGSSPMPPTTNRPRVVKRGVDEFNIEDGEPERVDHLLFMVHGIGEACDLRFRPVEEVVDEFRSISAQLVQSHYRSSFDRGDIGRVEVLPISWHNDLHSEESGIDKKLKAITLESIPKLRNFTNDTVLDVLFYTSPMFCQNIIDAVGNSLNRLYALFLERNPSFKGGVSLAGHSLGSLILFDLLCHQKGTPMETENSENPDLSPFLSTHPTPRPLAHKCCQQQINYEVGPAGTGQPFIAYPQLLFNPKKFFALGSPIGMFVTVRGIDTLGLDFKLPTCEGFFNIFHPYDPVAYRIEALVNPELSVLRPVLIPHHKGRKRMHLELKETMLRVGTDLKQKVLDTFRNTLDAVYSITSMHRPDRKAIECEVDKVLEDQLKFETGSASSASDVDTGETDLPLGKLNQTRRIDYVLQEAPLEFFNEYLFALTSHVCYWESEDTMLFLMKEIYSSMGVQSDSQIPQQSMTIERPRVVSPAPAPSTAGNFSLFPQQPTTSAGATTGMSGTTGSCSR; from the exons ACATTAAAAAACCTGTAGTCTTCGGTGGAGCAGTTCCTGAGCTTCAGGACCCGGATAGTTTTAGCGAAATAGATTTACACTCGACGGCCGACTCGCTGAGCAACGCACCGCCCTCGACTAATGATTACAATCCCTTGCTGGATCTGGAAGATTCGGAGCAACGGGAACCTAATTCGTACCTTCAGCAGACGTCTGCATTGACTGCACAATTTGCAGCCCAGCTGCCAAACGTCGCCTCTACTGTTTTCTCTACATTTAGTCGAGTGATAAAAGGATCTTCGCCAGGTCCCCAGCAGGCGCCAAGTCAACCTCCAGCTGTAGAACAACCTTCATTTACAGCTCCGATAGCCGCTTATGACTATTCCCACCAAGAAGGATACCTTCAAGAATCGAACTCCTTCTTAgatcaacaacaacagcaaggACCTCCACCAGCACCACCTACTTTTTTCAACCCAGAAGCGATTAGCCAACCTGGACCGGTTCAACATCTTCCAGCGACTGGTACTGGTGCCAATACCTACCGCCTTGGTGGAGCGAAAAAGAAAACCTACGCTCACATTCCGGGCTTGAGCACGGTAGGACCACCGCCAACAGTGGTAGCTCCTGTGCAAAATCAAGACCTCAGTCACTTTGCTCCAAATCCAGAACCAACTATTGAAGCCACAAGTCAAGCTCAACCACAAAAACCAGGCTTttccttttttgaaaaactaccTAATCTACCGAACCTCTTAGAGAAGATCCCGAAGCCTGCTTTTTCATCCGGACCACAGCAACCCTCGGCAGTATCTCCCAATCCTACGAACTACTTTGGAGGACCAGTTGTACAACCTACGATCGTAGAATCTTCGGGTTTATCGCCAAATCCTGTAAACTATTTTGGGGCACCACCTGTGCAGCACCCTTCTCCTCCTTCTGAGGTACCACCGTTTACTCAACCTCTATTTCAACAACCAGCTTCAGAACCACTTGAACAACCTACAAACTTACCTCCTCCTCCAACGTTCTTCACTCCAACCCAAGTCCCAACGGTTCCAAACCTCCCTCACCATCAGCCCTCAAAGAATCCCTACAGCTCTAGTCATCTAAATAGATCTGTTGGACTGTACAAGAACCCTCTATCTACTACCACTTCTGCTACAGTACCTCATTACCTTCCAAATCAAGAACCACCAAAAGTATATCCTCCAACGAACTTCTTTCAACCATCACCTATCGAAGCCCAAGCTCCACCTCCTCCTGTACAATTCTTCAATCCTCAGCCCGCTCCAAGTCCAGTCGAACATTCGGCATCTATTTTTCCAGCCACTACTGTTGATCCCACTGCACATTCTGCATCCCGTCCACAGTCCTCTCTGAGTGAATCGTTAAATCGAAAGTCCAGCCTCTTCGGCCCATTCGAGAAAGATCCCGAAACCATAACCAAAACTGTTCTCGATAGTCGCTCAAAGTCCAGCGAAAACGTTCTTTCGCCTCCACCACGACCCAACTCAAACCTCAGCGAACCGGCACTGTTCAGTAGTGACGGACAGCCAATTAATTTATTCAATCCCGAGACGGTCAGTTCACCACCACAGCCGGTTCCAGTACAAGCACCTGTAGGTTATCCGCAGCCGCAGCAACATCACCAACCGCCATTAGAGTCGGTGAATTTCTTCAATCCGTCGCAGATAGCTCAGCCGCCTACGGAATTACCTCCCCCGCCATCGGTTGCAACTTTGGGTGCTGGAACATATAACCTTCAGAAAACTAGGAAACCTACATACGCGATTCCTCCGAGTCTTGCGAGTACTACTTTAGCTCCAGTATCTGCTCCACAAAATCCGTTTCCGGCGCAAGCTCCACCACCACAGCTCTTCAATCCAGTTATCGCAGATCCTTTCGACTTGACTGCTCCACAGCTTCAGCAGCAACCACCGATTCCGACTAATCCTGTATCGTTCTTCAGCAACCCGATAGTAGACCCTACATCGACAACCTTCTTCAATCCGGTTCCTGTGAACGCCGCTCTTCCCCAGGACTTGAACGCAAACTCTGTTCTTCAGCCAACCTTATTAAGTCCACAATCGACTCAGCAGCAAGAAACAACCCCCACGCAACGTCCACCATCTGCCGTCAGTCAATTCTTCGCATCGGCTCCAAACGATATAAACGCCAACTTCGCCCATCTCCAGATATCACCGCCGAAACCAAAGGAACCCGTTACGAACCCTTCGGACTTCTTCAACAGTGAACTCCCGTCTGCACAACCACCAGTTGCCACAACGGGGCAGTCTCTATCGCAAgtgaagcttttcagcttcttcgGTCAACCACCGGCAATCGAGCCTCCAGCACCGATCTCATTCTCGCAGGACAGCGTAGATAAATCGACGATTTCTTTGGACGGTTCACCCTCGAAGGGAACCGACGATAGTGACGATCAGGAACTGATTCAGGTCATCGAACCGGAACCCGTAGATCAAAGCAACGCCGTAAACGATTCACAGCTAGACGACCGGTACGACGACCCGTCCGAACAGGAACGCATCGGCAACGCCCCGGAACCGATCTTCAGCAGCGATAATCTATTCGAGTTCAAAAAG TCCGCACTCGAAGACGACACCTACTCCAAGGACGTATTGATCGACGCCAACAGTAGTAGCATGGCAGCGATGACTGCAACTGCAGTGCCACCTTCAAACTCTGCCATCGTCGACAGTTCGATGGCTTCAATAACGGAAGCTTCTACCAATATCGCTTATCGacccgtctatcgccactggttCTTCAAGCGTGAAATAGAATCCAAGATCATCTGGACACCGTTCTCCATGAGCGATTCGCTGGCCTTGGAAGATGCTTTGCCATTAATCAAGGAAGATGATTCAGAGAGCGCATCGGATGTCAGTCCGGTGATCGTACATGTTGACGGAGGTCGTCATGACGTTCTGGTTAAGGATCGCAAGATGACTCCGGTGTACTGGAAGGGTGCCTCACAGGAGGTCCGTAGATGTTCGTGGTTCTACAAGAATGTTGACTCCAGGTATGTACCGTACGATGAATCAGTGGCCGAACTGTTGGAGCGAGAATACAAGGAGGCAGCCACTTCGGGAGAATGGCATCGACGAGTTGTTATTCCAAATGGCGAAACTGTCGTATTTCATGGCCCTTCAGTGATCGTACACTTTCTACAAACGCAGAACCCCGAATCTTGGGGAGGAAGCTCACCGATGCCTCCAACGACCAATCGACCGCGTGTCGTCAAGCGAGGTGTCGACGAGTTCAACATAGAAGACGGAGAACCGGAACGGGTAGATCATCTACTTTTCATGGTACACGGTATCGGTGAGGCGTGCGATCTCCGTTTCCGACCTGTCGAAgaagtggtcgacgagttcCGAAGCATTTCGGCTCAATTGGTGCAGAGCCATTACCGATCGTCGTTTGATCGAGGCGATATCGGAAGGGTAGAAGTGCTGCCAATTTCGTGGCACAATGATCTCCACTCGGAAGAGTCCGGAATCGACAAGAAACTGAAGGCCATCACGTTGGAATCGATTCCCAAGTTGCGTAACTTCACCAACGACACTGTACTGGATGTTCTGTTCTATACCAGTCCCATGTTCTGTCAGAACATTATTGACGCGGTTGGCAACTCGTTGAATAGGCTGTATGCATTGTTCCTAGAGCGAAATCCATCGTTCAAGGGTGGCGTTTCCCTCGCAGGTCATTCGTTGGGATCCTTGATCCTGTTCGATCTGCTGTGCCACCAGAAAGGAACGCCGATGGAAACGGAGAATTCG GAGAACCCGGATCTATCGCCTTTCCTCAGCACCCACCCGACTCCGCGACCCCTGGCTCACAAATGTTGCCAACAGCAGATAAACTACGAAGTGGGTCCAGCCGGCACCGGACAACCGTTCATCGCCTACCCGCAACTGCTGTTCAATCCTAAGAAATTCTTTGCCCTCGGTTCTCCGATCGGCATGTTCGTCACAGTTCGTGGAATTGACACACTGGGCCTGGACTTCAAGCTACCGACCTGCGAGGGATTCTTCAATATCTTTCATCCGTATGACCCGGTAGCCTACCGGATCGAAGCCCTCGTCAACCCGGAGCTTAGTGTACTGCGCCCGGTTCTGATTCCGCATCACAAGGGCCGCAAACGGATGCATCTCGAGCTGAAGGAAACGATGCTTCGCGTTGGAACCGACCTGAAGCAGAAAGTACTGGACACATTCCGTAACACGCTGGATGCGGTTTACTCGATCACATCAATGCACAGACCCGACCGCAAGGCGATCGAATGCGAAGTGGACAAGGTTCTGGAGGATCAACTTAAGTTTGAAACCGGATCGGCCTCGTCGGCTTCGGATGTGGATACGGGTGAGACGGATTTGCCGCTGGGCAAGCTGAACCAAACGCGACGGATTGATTACGTGCTGCAGGAGGCCCCACTGGAATTCTTCAACGAGTATCTGTTTGCGCTGACTAGTCATGTCTGTTATTG